One genomic window of Candidatus Didemnitutus sp. includes the following:
- a CDS encoding TonB-dependent receptor, translating to MIPPRTCTTQAALRRLYCLGVAVLLSAPGFALAQAAPAPADAAKDDTVKLDKFVVTGSLIPIAADTPAVPITVMTANDIANSGLGNDLTDVMKKINPFFFGRANLGEDNGNTRAGGTNGASTVSLRNRSTLVLINGRRAAISPVAAAGGGTFVDVSLIPISAVERIEVLNDGASATYGTDAVSGVVNIILKTNFRGVETGGGYTWSPNASNRATRRAFTTFGIGNEKTQVTVSAEWRSSDPLYQFERPWGKNQFRTASFAGVISGDGGATFYYLKPGLNAPPQNLDLSLADLVAQGIYTGPYDASQIVSFFDLSQKATMAIKTIRRSGSIALQHQLTSNVTAFADMLVTNSYTMSSLNAQPVTGNVVGSNANNPTAITLSVRNRFVDFPRLRDSNTLGLRSVFGLKGSLGNTWTWEAGVGLNRSTQHLAQQNLIDTNAYNAAVANGTYNPFARVQAAGVIEQLEGNGYQDFVSQLISFDVRASGEIFQLPAGALQLGLGAETRSERTSMVNDRNDRLGLWLQATPTLPFSAKQSVDGFSAELRIPVFGGNFTLPGFKTLEIGLAGRKELYTSTTDPFVPKYSVRWMPFNDEFVIRGTYGESFTAPTLFSLFGPSNSGFTNSLIINRYDSSGNLIGPSNQRQYRSRGGSNPNLIPSQSRNWTAGFVWSPRALKGFSLTVDWFNIDERDLVGTVPSTTILQSVEQFGPASPYANQIRLGTSVAGENHFEDGARVTGPGQITSGASDAVWLTNPALNIAGTWQDGADVRLDYHYDTKTKGRFNVSVSGTYIHSYVIQNLPTTAPFDFAGSFSGTSTYPTWRTFTQLEWTYQNWILGASQTLIPSIDDQGGVTVSKVGSYQSYDFRASYSFKSWSNRWLQGLRLTVGVNNAFDRDPPFIPSEQDQGRDINTYDMFGRTYFVSATYKF from the coding sequence ATGATACCTCCCCGCACCTGCACCACGCAGGCGGCGCTCCGCCGGCTTTACTGCCTCGGCGTCGCTGTCCTGCTTTCCGCGCCCGGCTTCGCGCTCGCACAAGCGGCCCCCGCTCCCGCGGACGCCGCGAAGGACGACACCGTCAAACTCGACAAATTCGTCGTCACCGGCTCGCTCATCCCCATCGCCGCCGACACGCCCGCCGTGCCGATCACGGTTATGACCGCCAACGACATCGCCAACTCGGGCTTGGGCAACGACCTCACGGACGTGATGAAGAAGATCAACCCCTTCTTTTTCGGCCGCGCGAATCTCGGCGAAGACAACGGCAACACGCGCGCCGGCGGAACCAACGGCGCCTCGACCGTATCCCTGCGCAACCGCTCGACGTTGGTCCTGATCAACGGCCGTCGCGCCGCGATTTCCCCCGTGGCCGCTGCGGGCGGCGGAACCTTTGTGGACGTCAGTTTGATCCCGATCTCCGCCGTGGAACGCATCGAAGTCCTGAACGACGGCGCCTCCGCGACCTACGGCACCGATGCCGTCTCCGGCGTCGTGAACATTATCCTGAAAACCAACTTTCGCGGCGTCGAGACCGGCGGCGGCTACACTTGGTCGCCCAACGCGAGCAACCGCGCGACGCGGCGTGCGTTCACGACCTTCGGCATCGGGAACGAGAAGACTCAGGTTACCGTCTCGGCCGAATGGCGCAGCTCCGACCCCCTCTACCAATTCGAACGCCCGTGGGGTAAGAACCAGTTCCGCACCGCCTCTTTCGCCGGCGTCATCTCCGGCGATGGCGGCGCGACATTCTACTACCTAAAGCCCGGCCTGAATGCCCCGCCCCAAAATCTCGACCTGTCTCTCGCCGACTTGGTCGCACAAGGCATCTACACCGGCCCCTACGATGCATCGCAGATCGTGAGCTTCTTCGATTTGTCCCAGAAGGCCACGATGGCCATCAAGACGATCCGGCGCAGCGGCAGCATCGCACTCCAGCACCAGCTCACGAGCAATGTCACCGCGTTTGCCGATATGCTGGTCACGAACAGCTACACGATGAGTTCGTTGAATGCCCAACCGGTCACCGGCAATGTGGTCGGCAGCAATGCGAACAATCCCACCGCGATCACGCTCAGCGTTCGTAACCGCTTCGTCGATTTTCCCCGCCTGCGCGATAGCAACACGCTCGGCCTGCGGAGTGTCTTCGGCCTGAAGGGCAGCCTGGGCAACACCTGGACGTGGGAAGCTGGCGTGGGCCTCAATCGCAGCACCCAACACCTCGCCCAGCAGAACCTGATCGATACGAATGCCTACAATGCCGCCGTCGCGAACGGCACCTACAACCCCTTCGCTCGCGTGCAAGCGGCCGGAGTCATCGAGCAATTGGAAGGCAACGGCTATCAGGATTTCGTCAGCCAGCTCATCAGCTTTGATGTTCGTGCCTCTGGCGAAATCTTCCAATTGCCCGCCGGCGCCCTCCAACTCGGTCTCGGCGCGGAAACACGCTCCGAGCGCACCTCCATGGTGAACGATCGCAACGATCGCCTCGGTTTGTGGCTGCAGGCGACGCCGACCCTCCCGTTCTCCGCCAAGCAATCCGTCGATGGGTTCTCCGCGGAACTCCGCATTCCGGTCTTCGGTGGAAATTTCACTCTGCCCGGCTTCAAGACCCTCGAGATCGGCCTCGCCGGCCGCAAGGAACTCTACACGTCCACCACCGACCCGTTCGTGCCGAAATATTCCGTGCGCTGGATGCCGTTCAACGACGAGTTCGTCATTCGCGGCACATACGGCGAGTCGTTTACCGCGCCGACGCTCTTCAGCTTGTTTGGCCCATCGAACTCCGGCTTCACAAACTCGCTCATCATTAACCGCTACGATTCATCCGGGAATTTGATCGGCCCCTCGAACCAACGCCAATACCGTTCGCGCGGTGGCTCGAATCCCAACCTGATTCCGTCGCAATCGCGCAACTGGACCGCCGGCTTCGTTTGGTCGCCACGCGCGCTGAAAGGCTTCAGCCTTACCGTCGACTGGTTCAACATCGATGAGCGCGACCTCGTTGGAACGGTTCCCTCCACGACGATTCTCCAGTCGGTCGAGCAGTTCGGACCTGCTTCGCCCTACGCAAATCAAATCCGGCTGGGCACGAGTGTGGCCGGCGAGAACCATTTCGAGGACGGTGCCCGCGTCACCGGCCCCGGCCAGATCACGAGCGGGGCCAGCGATGCGGTATGGCTCACCAATCCGGCACTAAACATCGCTGGCACGTGGCAGGACGGCGCCGATGTGCGTCTGGACTACCATTACGACACGAAAACAAAGGGGCGCTTCAACGTCTCGGTCTCGGGAACTTACATCCACAGCTATGTGATTCAAAACCTGCCGACCACCGCTCCTTTTGATTTCGCCGGATCGTTCTCGGGCACGAGCACCTATCCCACTTGGCGCACGTTTACGCAGTTGGAGTGGACCTACCAAAACTGGATCCTCGGCGCCTCGCAGACCCTCATTCCGAGTATCGACGATCAAGGTGGCGTCACGGTCTCGAAAGTCGGTTCATACCAATCCTACGACTTCCGGGCCAGCTACTCGTTCAAGAGCTGGAGCAATCGATGGCTGCAGGGTCTGCGCCTTACCGTCGGCGTGAACAACGCCTTTGACCGCGATCCGCCGTTCATCCCCAGCGAGCAAGACCAAGGGCGCGATATCAACACCTACGACATGTTTGGCCGCACGTATTTCGTGTCCGCGACCTATAAGTTCTAA
- a CDS encoding isoprenylcysteine carboxylmethyltransferase family protein, producing MSRDGEAEQGRALAWRAGLAFIAQPTVVAGVIPGAIVARGGAALQGPALGSTVITVGTGLLLWCVRDFYASGRGTLAPWDPPKRLVVVGLYRWSRNPMYLAVLTILAGWCLLVSSTTLVAYAGAVAIAFQCRVIWGEEPWLARTFGEDWTAYTRSTPRWLLR from the coding sequence GTGAGCCGCGACGGCGAAGCGGAGCAAGGACGCGCGCTCGCCTGGCGGGCCGGGCTGGCGTTCATCGCGCAACCGACGGTGGTGGCCGGCGTGATTCCCGGAGCGATCGTCGCTCGCGGCGGCGCAGCGCTTCAGGGGCCGGCGCTCGGCTCCACCGTGATCACGGTCGGGACGGGCCTGTTGTTGTGGTGCGTGCGGGATTTCTACGCGAGCGGACGCGGCACGCTCGCGCCGTGGGATCCGCCGAAACGGCTGGTGGTCGTCGGACTTTATCGGTGGTCGCGCAACCCGATGTATCTGGCCGTGCTGACGATTCTCGCCGGTTGGTGCCTGCTCGTGTCGAGCACGACGCTGGTCGCCTACGCCGGGGCGGTGGCAATCGCCTTCCAGTGCCGCGTCATCTGGGGCGAAGAGCCATGGCTGGCGCGCACCTTTGGGGAGGACTGGACGGCCTATACGCGTTCGACCCCGCGGTGGCTTTTGCGGTGA
- a CDS encoding aminopeptidase P family protein yields MARHSPSKLNPRSTVPKLPPPLLYSDTASSADMLYFGQVEVHDPFVAFGIGAKKYTVQGALEFGRVKKTSAFDVVLSREEWLDAAKKKHGPRAGIAEMILCLAQHFKQRAFRVADDFPASLYVKLTKAGLRLQFADGMLFPAREIKSDREAAAIREGNRLSAVGFSTAEKILRAARIKGRTLIYQGKPLTSERLRFFIDVAIKEAGGEARDTIVAGGDQACDPHERGHGPLRPHELIILDIFPRHVASGYYGDMTRTYLKGRPREVQRRMVATVLAAQREAIRAIRAGIDGRDVHQGVVDHFIAEGYETKRGANGAVGFFHGTGHGLGLAVHDPGCRFSTVSSILKPGAVVTVEPGLYYPGLGGCRWEDVVQVTATGAKMLSRHPYNWEIR; encoded by the coding sequence ATGGCTAGACACAGCCCCTCAAAACTCAACCCTCGTTCCACCGTGCCCAAGCTTCCGCCTCCCCTGCTCTACTCCGACACCGCCTCCAGCGCCGACATGCTCTATTTCGGCCAGGTCGAGGTGCACGATCCGTTCGTCGCCTTCGGCATCGGCGCGAAGAAATACACCGTGCAGGGCGCGCTCGAGTTCGGCCGCGTGAAGAAGACCAGCGCGTTCGACGTCGTCCTCTCGCGCGAAGAGTGGCTCGACGCCGCGAAGAAAAAACACGGCCCGCGCGCCGGCATCGCCGAGATGATCCTCTGCCTCGCGCAGCACTTCAAACAGCGCGCCTTCCGCGTTGCCGACGACTTTCCGGCGTCGCTCTACGTGAAGCTCACGAAGGCCGGCCTGCGCCTGCAATTCGCCGACGGCATGCTCTTCCCCGCGCGCGAAATCAAATCCGACCGCGAAGCCGCCGCCATCCGCGAAGGCAACCGACTGAGCGCCGTCGGCTTCAGCACCGCCGAAAAAATCCTCCGCGCCGCGCGCATCAAGGGCCGCACACTCATCTATCAGGGCAAGCCGCTCACCTCCGAGCGCCTGCGCTTCTTCATCGACGTCGCCATCAAGGAAGCCGGTGGCGAAGCGCGCGACACCATCGTCGCCGGCGGCGACCAGGCTTGCGATCCGCACGAGCGCGGCCACGGCCCGCTGCGCCCGCACGAGCTCATCATCCTCGACATCTTCCCGCGCCACGTCGCCAGCGGCTACTACGGCGACATGACGCGCACCTACCTGAAAGGTCGCCCGCGCGAAGTGCAGCGCCGCATGGTCGCCACCGTGCTCGCCGCGCAGCGCGAAGCCATCCGCGCCATCCGCGCCGGCATCGACGGCCGCGACGTGCACCAAGGGGTCGTCGATCACTTCATCGCCGAAGGCTACGAAACCAAGCGCGGCGCGAACGGCGCCGTCGGCTTCTTCCACGGCACCGGCCACGGCCTCGGCCTCGCCGTGCACGACCCGGGCTGCCGCTTCAGCACCGTGTCCTCGATTTTGAAGCCAGGCGCCGTCGTGACCGTCGAGCCCGGCCTCTATTATCCCGGCCTCGGCGGCTGCCGCTGGGAGGACGTCGTCCAGGTCACCGCCACGGGAGCAAAAATGCTCTCGCGTCATCCCTACAACTGGGAGATTCGCTAA
- a CDS encoding histidine kinase: MRAAPRFFTPPAPPLPWRTVWGIWTVVGVLLVIQTYLIVGGNPGASLRGHLYTSFAQMLRAWIWAALTPVVFWLRRYLAAQHPQVAVRFALHLLAALTFFAVGNLIRLWTLYLVFGYFRPEDKSPSFVLAQLDARSLIDLYLYALLVAVGYISDLMAQRRDDERREEGLRAQLAQAELAALRQQIQPHFLFNAHNAVAALIRERENDKAIDAITQLSALLRQLMEHAGKPEIELWRELDYAQAYLAIEKLRLEERLVTHFLIDDDCLDARVPTLILQPIVENAVRHGIAQRRNPGTLTVTARRDGDRLAIEVVNDASEFAESTARGRGVGLGSTRARLERIFGRSLRFAIAFNQDGVSRVRIEFPFRAASAAAPSLHA; this comes from the coding sequence ATGCGCGCTGCTCCGCGCTTTTTCACGCCTCCCGCGCCGCCGTTGCCGTGGCGCACGGTGTGGGGCATTTGGACCGTCGTCGGCGTGCTGCTCGTCATCCAGACCTACCTGATCGTCGGCGGCAATCCGGGCGCATCGCTGCGCGGGCATCTCTACACGAGTTTCGCGCAGATGTTGCGGGCGTGGATCTGGGCGGCGCTGACGCCTGTGGTGTTCTGGCTGCGGCGTTACCTCGCCGCGCAACATCCGCAAGTAGCCGTGCGCTTCGCGCTGCACCTGCTGGCGGCGCTGACGTTCTTCGCGGTCGGCAACCTGATCCGGCTTTGGACGCTGTATCTCGTCTTCGGCTATTTTCGACCGGAGGACAAATCGCCGTCCTTCGTCCTGGCCCAGCTCGATGCGCGCAGCCTGATCGACCTGTATCTCTACGCGCTGCTCGTGGCGGTGGGCTACATCAGCGACCTGATGGCGCAGCGGCGCGACGACGAGCGGCGCGAGGAAGGGCTGCGCGCCCAGCTCGCGCAGGCGGAACTCGCCGCGCTGCGCCAGCAGATCCAACCGCATTTCCTCTTCAACGCCCACAACGCCGTCGCGGCGCTCATCCGCGAACGCGAGAACGACAAGGCCATCGACGCGATCACGCAGCTCTCGGCGCTGCTCCGCCAACTCATGGAGCACGCCGGCAAACCCGAGATCGAGCTCTGGCGCGAGCTCGACTACGCGCAGGCCTACCTCGCCATCGAAAAGCTCCGCCTCGAGGAGCGGCTCGTGACGCATTTCCTGATCGACGACGACTGCCTCGACGCGCGCGTGCCGACATTGATTCTCCAACCCATCGTCGAAAACGCCGTGCGGCACGGCATCGCCCAGCGCCGCAACCCCGGCACGCTCACGGTGACGGCGCGGCGCGACGGCGACAGGCTCGCGATCGAAGTGGTGAACGACGCCTCGGAGTTCGCCGAGTCCACCGCGCGCGGTCGCGGCGTGGGGCTCGGCTCGACCCGCGCGCGGCTCGAGCGGATTTTCGGGCGCAGCCTCCGTTTCGCGATCGCGTTCAACCAGGACGGCGTCTCGCGCGTCCGGATCGAGTTTCCCTTCCGGGCGGCGTCCGCTGCCGCTCCGTCCCTCCACGCATGA
- a CDS encoding response regulator transcription factor — translation MTKIRTLIADDEKPARRILRQLVLADEELELVGEAMDGHQTLEQIRAQQPRLLLLDVQMPGKTGLDVLSALPPAERPEVVFVTAHDHHALSAFDYHAVDYLVKPFTDARFRRAIDRVKGRIHHGNFSAAENALRALSAQIQRATTSTAATTEPVAPSYENARLAVKVDGELHFVKQRDLRWVESQGDYLNLHLVDRRLLIRMPMKRIEQLLHPAQFVRIHKSTIINTAFLERIVATSSCTQAARLDDGTTLLIGPAFRRNLDRVKSLSNA, via the coding sequence ATGACGAAGATTCGCACCCTCATTGCCGATGACGAGAAGCCGGCACGTCGCATCCTCCGCCAACTCGTGCTCGCCGACGAGGAGCTCGAGCTCGTCGGCGAGGCGATGGACGGCCACCAAACGCTCGAGCAGATCCGCGCGCAGCAGCCGCGGTTGCTGCTGCTCGACGTGCAGATGCCGGGCAAGACCGGGCTCGATGTCCTGTCCGCGCTGCCGCCCGCGGAGCGGCCGGAAGTCGTGTTCGTCACGGCGCATGATCACCACGCGTTGAGCGCGTTCGATTATCATGCGGTCGACTATCTCGTGAAGCCGTTCACCGATGCGCGTTTTCGCCGTGCCATCGATCGGGTGAAGGGGCGCATCCACCACGGCAATTTCTCGGCGGCCGAGAACGCCTTGCGCGCGCTCTCCGCGCAAATCCAGCGCGCGACCACCTCGACCGCGGCCACGACCGAGCCCGTGGCACCGAGCTACGAAAACGCACGGCTGGCGGTGAAGGTGGACGGCGAGCTGCATTTCGTGAAGCAGCGCGATCTGCGCTGGGTCGAGAGCCAGGGCGATTACCTGAACCTGCACCTTGTCGATCGCCGGCTGTTGATCCGAATGCCGATGAAGCGAATCGAGCAGCTGCTGCACCCGGCGCAGTTCGTGCGCATCCACAAATCGACGATCATCAACACGGCGTTTCTCGAGCGCATCGTCGCGACCTCGTCCTGCACGCAGGCGGCGCGGTTGGACGACGGCACGACACTGCTGATCGGCCCGGCGTTCCGGCGAAATCTCGATCGCGTGAAGAGCCTTTCGAACGCCTGA
- the yihA gene encoding ribosome biogenesis GTP-binding protein YihA/YsxC: protein MKIKSATFELSAPNLAACPRLPLPEFAFIGRSNVGKSSLINLLAEKRDLAKVSDLPGKTRLMNFFTFNGTWRLVDLPGYGYAHVSKQERATFNEAVADFLTGRESLQHTYVLIDSRLPPQGIDLDFLAWLGDERVPFSLIFTKADKQSKSATHTAIDRFRQAALRDSAADPAIFITSSKTKDGRKELLAHIAGQLD, encoded by the coding sequence ATGAAAATCAAATCGGCCACCTTTGAACTCAGCGCTCCCAACCTCGCCGCCTGTCCGCGCTTGCCGCTGCCGGAGTTCGCCTTCATCGGCCGCTCCAACGTCGGCAAATCCTCGCTCATCAACCTCCTCGCGGAGAAGCGCGACCTCGCGAAGGTGTCCGACCTGCCGGGCAAGACGCGCCTGATGAATTTCTTCACCTTCAACGGCACCTGGCGACTCGTCGATCTGCCCGGCTACGGCTATGCGCATGTCTCGAAGCAGGAGCGCGCGACGTTCAACGAGGCCGTCGCCGATTTCCTCACCGGCCGCGAATCGCTCCAGCACACCTACGTGCTCATCGACTCGCGTCTGCCGCCGCAGGGCATCGACCTCGATTTCCTCGCTTGGCTGGGCGACGAGCGCGTGCCGTTTTCGCTGATCTTCACCAAGGCCGACAAGCAGTCGAAGTCCGCGACGCACACCGCGATCGACCGTTTTCGTCAGGCGGCGCTGCGGGATTCCGCGGCGGATCCGGCGATCTTCATCACCTCGTCGAAGACGAAAGACGGCCGCAAAGAACTCCTCGCGCACATCGCGGGACAGCTGGACTGA
- a CDS encoding DNA alkylation repair protein: MTAKEAFAQLQSLGDEKLRAQMIKRGAPENQFGVKHGDIRALAKKIKVDHKLGLALWKTGHVEAQHLAVLILEPKKLSAQELDGLVRTTSWSWVADWLCNYVIDQHPAKESLREGWMDDKNVWAARAGWYLTGECAADDAEGLDLPALLDRIEKQMVKAAPEVQWTMNSCLAKIGINHPTLRKRAVAIGEKLGVYRDYPVSKGCTSPFAPIWIEAMVKRQM, encoded by the coding sequence ATGACCGCCAAAGAAGCTTTCGCCCAACTCCAGTCCCTCGGTGACGAAAAGCTGCGGGCGCAGATGATCAAGCGCGGGGCGCCGGAGAATCAGTTTGGCGTCAAGCATGGCGACATCCGGGCGCTGGCGAAGAAGATCAAGGTCGACCACAAGCTCGGGCTCGCGCTGTGGAAGACGGGCCACGTCGAGGCGCAGCATTTGGCGGTGTTGATTCTCGAGCCGAAGAAACTCTCGGCCCAGGAACTCGACGGGCTCGTGCGCACGACCAGCTGGTCGTGGGTGGCGGACTGGCTGTGCAATTACGTCATCGATCAGCACCCGGCGAAGGAGTCGCTGCGCGAGGGTTGGATGGACGACAAGAACGTCTGGGCGGCGCGTGCGGGTTGGTATCTGACGGGCGAGTGCGCGGCCGACGACGCCGAGGGACTCGATTTGCCGGCGTTGCTCGATCGCATCGAAAAGCAGATGGTGAAAGCCGCGCCGGAGGTGCAGTGGACGATGAATTCCTGTCTCGCGAAGATCGGCATCAATCACCCGACGCTGCGCAAGCGCGCGGTGGCGATCGGCGAGAAGCTCGGCGTGTATCGCGATTATCCCGTCTCGAAAGGCTGCACGTCGCCCTTCGCGCCGATCTGGATAGAAGCGATGGTGAAGCGGCAGATGTGA
- a CDS encoding DUF192 domain-containing protein: protein MFSRFTFLVLSCAFTLGALTACGGKSEDKEPPKTADDYFPIKIGDQVVKMQIAALPAEQQRGLMFRKTMGRDEGMLFVFTSPQPMAFWMRNTTLPLDIGYIDASGVLREVYPMYPLDERSVSSRGRDMQFALEMNQGWFKDRGVKPGVKLDLKAVRDALKARGLDPAAAGLR from the coding sequence ATGTTTTCCCGCTTCACGTTCCTTGTCCTTTCCTGCGCGTTCACGCTCGGCGCCCTCACGGCCTGTGGCGGCAAGTCCGAAGACAAGGAGCCGCCCAAGACCGCGGACGATTATTTCCCGATCAAAATTGGCGATCAGGTCGTGAAGATGCAGATCGCGGCGCTGCCCGCCGAGCAGCAGCGCGGCCTGATGTTCCGCAAGACGATGGGGCGCGACGAGGGCATGCTGTTCGTGTTCACGAGCCCGCAGCCGATGGCGTTTTGGATGCGCAACACCACGCTGCCGCTCGACATCGGCTACATCGACGCATCCGGCGTCCTGCGCGAAGTCTACCCGATGTATCCGCTCGACGAGCGGTCGGTCTCATCGCGCGGACGCGACATGCAGTTCGCGCTCGAGATGAACCAAGGGTGGTTCAAGGACCGCGGCGTGAAACCCGGTGTGAAGCTCGACCTGAAGGCCGTGCGCGACGCGCTCAAGGCGCGCGGACTCGACCCGGCGGCGGCGGGGTTGCGCTGA
- a CDS encoding YkgJ family cysteine cluster protein encodes MTPTEQLCLACGLCCDGTLFDGVQLEPGDDAARLRARGLPVAFSRGRKPVGRFPQPCAALCADRTCRLYRERPGQCRSFECKLYKQTRAGEVELAPALRLVAKTRRLADRARRLLQRLGDAEQQRSLGERFHRMDDRLRADPSDAEALALFADLSYVIHQLKLLAHERFYTRAEKTSLAE; translated from the coding sequence GTGACTCCGACCGAACAACTCTGTCTCGCCTGCGGGCTGTGCTGCGACGGCACGCTCTTCGATGGCGTGCAGCTCGAACCGGGCGACGACGCGGCTCGCCTGCGGGCGCGGGGTCTGCCCGTGGCGTTTTCACGCGGACGCAAACCGGTCGGTCGCTTCCCGCAGCCGTGCGCCGCGCTGTGCGCCGACCGCACCTGCCGTCTCTACCGCGAGCGTCCGGGGCAGTGCCGCAGCTTCGAGTGCAAGCTCTACAAGCAAACCCGCGCCGGCGAAGTCGAACTCGCCCCCGCGCTGCGCCTCGTCGCGAAGACCCGGCGCCTCGCCGATCGCGCGCGGCGCCTGTTGCAGCGGTTGGGCGACGCGGAGCAGCAGCGCTCGCTCGGCGAGCGCTTCCATCGCATGGACGACCGTCTGCGCGCCGATCCTTCCGACGCGGAGGCCCTCGCGCTGTTCGCCGATCTTAGCTATGTGATTCACCAGCTGAAGCTGCTCGCGCACGAACGTTTCTACACCCGCGCCGAGAAGACGAGTTTGGCGGAGTGA
- a CDS encoding NUDIX domain-containing protein, translating into MAENGFSPARRSARCRVTRALTGRRGASTVPGVGQDLSELFDVVDEHDRVIGQAPRGEVHARGLRHRAVHVFVTNRAGEVFLHQRSLTKDTFPGRWNSSCAGHVGAGDDYDETVLRELEEELGCVPAAAPRRLFKIEARPETGEEFVWVYRVEAEGPFRLEPAEIQRGAWFAPAEVDRWLAARPDEFARSFLFLWPQVRGMR; encoded by the coding sequence ATGGCCGAAAACGGATTTTCGCCGGCGCGGCGGAGCGCGCGGTGCCGCGTGACGCGCGCGTTGACCGGGCGGCGCGGTGCCTCCACGGTGCCGGGCGTGGGACAGGACCTGAGCGAGCTTTTCGATGTGGTGGACGAGCACGATCGCGTGATCGGCCAGGCGCCGCGCGGCGAAGTGCACGCGCGCGGGCTGCGGCACCGCGCGGTGCATGTGTTCGTCACGAATCGCGCGGGCGAGGTGTTTCTCCATCAACGCTCGCTGACGAAGGACACTTTTCCCGGGCGGTGGAATTCATCGTGCGCGGGCCACGTGGGCGCGGGCGACGACTACGACGAGACGGTGCTGCGGGAACTGGAAGAGGAACTCGGCTGCGTGCCCGCGGCGGCGCCGCGGCGGTTGTTCAAGATCGAGGCGCGACCGGAAACCGGCGAGGAATTCGTCTGGGTCTACCGTGTCGAGGCCGAGGGGCCGTTCCGGCTGGAGCCCGCCGAGATCCAGCGCGGGGCATGGTTCGCGCCGGCGGAGGTCGATCGCTGGCTCGCGGCGCGGCCGGATGAGTTCGCGCGATCGTTCCTGTTCCTTTGGCCGCAGGTGCGCGGGATGCGGTGA